GGGCGAATATTTGGCGAATTAAATGATACACGCTTGGCTTTAGCTGAGTTGTTAATACAATTACAAGTCCTCCACAGTTTTGATGTACCCAGGCGTAAAGACTTGGGTTACTCGATTGTAATTGGGTTGATTTTATTGGGTGTAGCTGCGACATTAAGTCAAACGCTGGCATTTGCACCTGTACTACTATTATTTTTAGCGATCGCTCTCCCTACATTAGTCTTTAATTACCGTTCACAATTGGGAGTAGACAATTCAAAATTCAAAATTCAAAATTCAAAAAAACAGAAATTATCTGCTGGGGTTCCTAGTTATTTCTTATTATTTGGTGTAGTTGTGGGGTTGGGTTTGGTGGTTTTTGCCTTACTACCCCGGTTCCCTGGCTATCAACTGCGGACTTTCCCTGTTAGTTCTCCTATCGAAGTCAATCAGAGTTTTACTGGTCGCTCTATTATTAATCCTGGTTATGTTCGTCAAGGTAATGCTGATAACCAAGGTAATGGGAATGGGAATGGTAATCAGCAAAATCAAAATGGTCAACCAGGAAAGGTAGATAATGATTTCTATTACGGGTTCAATAGCCAGATGAACCAAAACCTGCGGGGAGAGATGAAACCCAAGGTGGTGATGCGGGTGCGATCGCAGGCTGAGGGATTTTGGCGAGTGTTGGCTTTTGACCGTTATACGGGTAAGGGTTGGGAAATTTCCCGTAATGATGATGTAACGACGATTAAGCGATCGCCTTGGTCTTATCAAATATATATTCCACCAGCACCAATATCTGGCAAAACAAAGGAAGTAGTGCAGACTTATACTGTGGTGTCGGACTTGCCTAACCTGATTCCCGCCTTGTACTATCCCAAAGAACTTTACTTTCCGACACCGATGATCGCTGTTGATAAGGAAGGGGGGTTACGCGCACCTGTCGGCTTATCGAAAGACCTTACCTATACAGTTATTTCTGAAGTTCCTTACCGCGATCGCACTTTATTAGGGAAAGCTGGTAACGATTATCCTCAAAATATCAACAAACATTATTTGCAAATCCCCCCAGAAATTGCTGATAAAGTCAAGCAACGGACTGAAGAAATCCTTGCGGAATACAGTAAACAACTGGTATGGAAATCTGATACTCCCAAGACTCTTAATTCAAATTATGAAAAGGTGTTGTATTTAACGCAGCACCTCAAGCAACATTATTCCATACCGGAAAATCCTTTCGAGTTTCCCCATTTAAGTGATAACGAGGACTTAGTAGAGTCATTTTTATTCCAGCATCAAGGTGGTTATGCAGACCACTTCTCTACAGTTCTCACAGTGATGTTACGGTCTATCGGCATTCCTGCGCGGTTAGTAGCGGGTTTTAGTCCGGGAGAATTTAATCCATTCACAGGGATGTATGTTGTGCGTAATACTGATGCTTACGCGATGACGGAAGTATATTTCCCTAAATATGGTTGGTTTTCTTTTGACCCTATTCCCAATCATCCCCTTATTCCCCCATCGGTTGAGGATGTACAGACTTTTAGTGTGCTACGGCAATTTTGGCAATGGGTAGCTGGGTGGTTGCCTTCTCCAGTGACAGGTTTACTAAATAATGTATTTGGCACATTATTTAGTTGGATTGGTAAAGCGATCGCTTGGTTTTTCCGCCTGTTTACTCAAGGTTGGTTTGGGATTTTAACTGGCTTGATTGTAGGAACCTCTACAGCTTTTCTGGCCTGGCTGGGTTGGACGCAGTGGAAAGGATGGCGTACTCGTCGCTGGTTAGGTAAACTACCGCCAATGGAAAGCCTATATCAACAAATGCTGCAATGGACAGCCCAGAAAGGTTTGGGTAAACATCCAGCCCAAACACCATTGGAGTATGCCCAAGTTTCATATCAGCATCATGGTAAGACAACTGCCCAAGTCATTGACGAGATTTGTCAAGCCTACGTTAGCTGGCGATATGGTGGGCAAAAACCTAACCTAAATCAACTGCGCCAAAGATGGGAACAGATGAAAAAGACAAGTGGCGATCGCGTGAATAGTGGATTGTAGCTACTTTGCTTAAGCTGTTAGGTTAAGGGTGAAACGGTACAACTTCTGCTTCACCCTCAATAAACTTTGTATTTTGGGGTTAATCTTAATTGGTTGTGACTCGAAGTTGTGGAATATTAATCTAGTCAGAAGGACGACCAGGGAGATCAAGATAACGAGTTAACCATAAAGGCTCTTTATCTTTACGTTTTACATATGCAATGATTGTAAACTCACCCCAAAGATTTAACCATAACTCAAACTGGTTGTTCTTTGCTTCTGTAGCAATCACTTGGTGGCTAAAGCTTTCATGCAAACGATAAATAACCTTTTCACATTCATTAAAGTTATGTTCTGTATACGCCTCTAGCCACACTTTAACCCGGTATTTTTCCTGGGATTTTCTGTTCTTGGGGTAATTACTTCAGATGTATGAAGTAAGTAAACTTCTTCAGTAATACCTTTAGAATACTGTTGATAATTTAAGACTTGCTGATGCTGGTTCTCAGGAACACTAACTCCTTCGGTTCCCTCTGAAGTTGCTGTTGCTACTTGTTGGCTAGTAATTGCAGGAGGTGCGCCTAAAGAAAAAGTGCCTGCTTGAATAGGAGAACCCTGTTGTACTCTTTTCACAAAAGCACTGAACAATTCACCCAACTGCAATTTGAAATTACGGTTAATATAGCTAATTAGCATAGTCCAGAAGAAAATCCATGCCAAGGTTTGGAAAAGGGGAACCCACCCAGAGTCAAGCATTCCTCCTTTTACATTAGTAGGGGATGATGGAGATTGATTTGACTGAGCAATATAAACACTCTTAAATTCTTCCATAATGTCTTGGCATTAACCTTCTTTAGGCTTTAACTGCTATTAATAAGTCTA
Above is a genomic segment from Nostoc sp. MS1 containing:
- a CDS encoding DUF3488 and DUF4129 domain-containing transglutaminase family protein; this encodes MFKLTRFNQFWPLRVSLDWRKNTQGSPLMEVEDSIPLRVLVLALVIIGIAAMDIAASTTFSFWAIPISVVGTVWGYYYRRKPNIPIKFCIAIGMLAALGAFFGRIFGELNDTRLALAELLIQLQVLHSFDVPRRKDLGYSIVIGLILLGVAATLSQTLAFAPVLLLFLAIALPTLVFNYRSQLGVDNSKFKIQNSKKQKLSAGVPSYFLLFGVVVGLGLVVFALLPRFPGYQLRTFPVSSPIEVNQSFTGRSIINPGYVRQGNADNQGNGNGNGNQQNQNGQPGKVDNDFYYGFNSQMNQNLRGEMKPKVVMRVRSQAEGFWRVLAFDRYTGKGWEISRNDDVTTIKRSPWSYQIYIPPAPISGKTKEVVQTYTVVSDLPNLIPALYYPKELYFPTPMIAVDKEGGLRAPVGLSKDLTYTVISEVPYRDRTLLGKAGNDYPQNINKHYLQIPPEIADKVKQRTEEILAEYSKQLVWKSDTPKTLNSNYEKVLYLTQHLKQHYSIPENPFEFPHLSDNEDLVESFLFQHQGGYADHFSTVLTVMLRSIGIPARLVAGFSPGEFNPFTGMYVVRNTDAYAMTEVYFPKYGWFSFDPIPNHPLIPPSVEDVQTFSVLRQFWQWVAGWLPSPVTGLLNNVFGTLFSWIGKAIAWFFRLFTQGWFGILTGLIVGTSTAFLAWLGWTQWKGWRTRRWLGKLPPMESLYQQMLQWTAQKGLGKHPAQTPLEYAQVSYQHHGKTTAQVIDEICQAYVSWRYGGQKPNLNQLRQRWEQMKKTSGDRVNSGL
- a CDS encoding pYEATS domain-containing protein; this encodes MWLEAYTEHNFNECEKVIYRLHESFSHQVIATEAKNNQFELWLNLWGEFTIIAYVKRKDKEPLWLTRYLDLPGRPSD